One Thermodesulfobacteriota bacterium genomic region harbors:
- a CDS encoding efflux RND transporter periplasmic adaptor subunit, whose amino-acid sequence MYQIRYLVLAVVIILIVSAALWFYFRSNQVDEGVLEANGQVRGIEITISSNIPGRLDKVPINEGQQVKKDDLIAEISSEEIQARIEQANAQVEIYKKQQDVAFHSVHEAKAALQRVESTITEVESRLNLASSDYERSSQLADKGIISRRQLEEAETQFKSAQANVDAAIEAKEEAIASIERAEASQEVIVSQLASAVAQLKEINATFEDTKIYAPSDGTVINKLVEQGELVVQGTPIAVIIDLSDIYVRVYIPQIDIGKIRIGNPARIYADSFPDRFFGGRVTEVSQEAEFTPKEVHVKEERTKLVFGVKVQIENPQGYLKPGMPVDVKIKWDEDAPW is encoded by the coding sequence ATGTACCAAATACGGTATTTGGTTTTAGCTGTTGTAATTATTCTGATTGTATCGGCTGCGCTATGGTTTTATTTTCGCAGTAATCAAGTAGACGAAGGAGTTCTAGAGGCTAATGGACAAGTAAGAGGGATTGAAATCACTATCAGCTCCAATATACCCGGAAGACTGGATAAAGTGCCGATTAATGAAGGACAGCAGGTCAAAAAAGATGATTTAATTGCGGAGATATCTTCAGAGGAGATCCAGGCAAGGATTGAGCAGGCTAATGCCCAGGTTGAAATATACAAAAAACAGCAGGATGTGGCTTTTCACAGCGTTCATGAGGCGAAAGCCGCTCTACAAAGAGTCGAGTCCACAATAACAGAAGTCGAATCCCGGCTAAACCTTGCAAGCTCCGACTATGAAAGGTCATCCCAACTTGCGGACAAGGGAATAATTTCACGAAGGCAGCTGGAAGAGGCTGAAACTCAGTTTAAGTCAGCTCAGGCAAATGTCGATGCGGCGATAGAAGCTAAGGAGGAAGCGATTGCATCGATAGAACGCGCCGAGGCGTCGCAGGAAGTGATTGTCAGCCAATTAGCTTCGGCAGTCGCCCAGTTAAAGGAAATAAATGCAACCTTCGAGGACACTAAAATTTACGCACCATCGGACGGGACTGTCATCAATAAGCTTGTAGAGCAGGGTGAATTGGTCGTTCAGGGTACTCCCATCGCGGTGATCATAGACCTTTCCGATATATACGTCAGAGTCTATATTCCGCAAATAGATATCGGAAAAATAAGAATCGGCAATCCCGCCAGAATCTACGCCGACTCTTTCCCGGACAGATTTTTCGGCGGGAGGGTTACGGAAGTCTCTCAAGAGGCGGAGTTCACTCCAAAAGAGGTGCATGTGAAAGAGGAGAGAACAAAGCTCGTCTTCGGGGTCAAGGTTCAGATAGAAAATCCCCAGGGTTACCTCAAGCCTGGCATGCCTGTCGATGTAAAGATAAAATGGGATGAAGATGCTCCCTGGTGA